The genomic segment TGCTTTTTGCTATGTCTTGAACGTGAACTAGCTTTTTCCCAAGCTGTTTTTGAATCATCTTGCCAACAGCTTCAGTATTACCTGTGTCGCTACCAAAGAAGAGTCCTACACTTGCCATATGATGAATACCTGTATTTGTCTGTATTAATTAAAAATAGATGTTATTAGATCAGTAACTTAACCTAGACCAGAGCCTTCCCAGCTTAGCTGAATAATCCCTTTTGCAATAAAGCCTGTACAGCCTAAAAAGAGAACTAGCCAAACAATTTTTCGGCCAAAAGGGGGGACATTCGCTTGTT from the Aliivibrio wodanis genome contains:
- a CDS encoding membrane protein, whose protein sequence is MLYEHFDLIESIGLDLLFASIFFFIGMAIKDVLKQANVPPFGRKIVWLVLFLGCTGFIAKGIIQLSWEGSGLG